The following coding sequences are from one uncultured Methanobrevibacter sp. window:
- the cysK gene encoding cysteine synthase A, with protein sequence MVNIPELKRGIANDMTEAIGNTPLVRLNRLTEGLNADVLVKVESFNPVSSIKDRIAVNLIETAEKEGLLKEDSVIIEPTSGNTGIGLSFVAAAKGYKLILTMPETMSIERRKLLAVFGAEIVLTPGSEGMGGAIAKAKELVENTPNSFMPQQFENKANSEIHRLTTGPEIYRDTDGKVDIVVSAAGTGGTVTGIAQYIKELKPEFKAVAVEPATSQTLGKGEKGPHKIQGIGPGFVPEVLDLDLVDEVIPVKDEDAGATLLRLAREEGIFTGISSGAATWAGLELAKRPENEGKTIVVILPDTGERYLSTEWIFGDLF encoded by the coding sequence ATGGTAAACATTCCTGAATTGAAAAGAGGCATAGCTAATGATATGACAGAAGCTATTGGTAACACACCTCTTGTAAGATTAAATAGATTGACAGAAGGATTGAATGCAGACGTGCTTGTAAAAGTTGAATCTTTCAATCCGGTAAGCAGTATTAAAGATCGTATTGCAGTGAACTTAATTGAAACTGCAGAAAAAGAAGGATTGCTTAAAGAGGATTCAGTAATTATTGAACCTACAAGCGGTAACACTGGTATTGGTCTTTCCTTTGTAGCAGCTGCAAAAGGATATAAGTTAATTTTAACCATGCCTGAGACAATGTCTATTGAAAGAAGAAAATTGCTTGCTGTATTTGGTGCTGAAATCGTCTTAACACCTGGAAGCGAAGGTATGGGTGGAGCTATTGCTAAGGCAAAAGAGCTTGTTGAAAACACTCCGAACTCATTCATGCCACAGCAATTTGAAAACAAGGCAAACTCTGAAATTCACAGATTAACCACTGGTCCTGAAATCTACAGAGACACTGATGGTAAAGTGGATATCGTAGTGTCTGCTGCTGGAACTGGTGGTACTGTAACTGGAATTGCTCAATACATAAAAGAGTTAAAACCAGAGTTTAAGGCAGTTGCAGTTGAACCTGCTACCTCTCAAACTTTAGGTAAAGGTGAAAAAGGACCTCACAAAATCCAAGGTATTGGACCAGGATTTGTTCCAGAAGTGCTTGACTTAGACCTTGTTGATGAGGTTATTCCTGTAAAAGATGAGGATGCAGGGGCTACTTTATTAAGACTTGCAAGAGAAGAGGGTATTTTCACTGGTATTTCATCTGGTGCAGCTACTTGGGCAGGATTAGAACTTGCTAAACGTCCTGAAAATGAAGGAAAAACTATTGTAGTCATATTGCCAGATACTGGTGAGAGATACTTATCCACTGAGTGGATCTTTGGAGATTTATTCTAA
- a CDS encoding methylated-DNA--[protein]-cysteine S-methyltransferase has product MTLFKYIINPSPIGEITIIWRKKPKFQIEEIILSRPDKSSSQIAEEKYEQEDKLPINKKSKQLNNVLKELDNYFHEKDARFSLEYLNLEKFTPFQRKVLETEFKTKKGTINTYKDLAKAAGSPKAYRSVGTALSKNPYPIIIPCHRTVKSDRTIGGFGGVAEGLESKKILLELDGLMIQGKKVVGDSPIIALDKTSQTKLV; this is encoded by the coding sequence ATGACTCTCTTTAAATACATTATTAATCCAAGCCCAATTGGAGAAATAACAATTATCTGGAGGAAAAAACCTAAATTCCAAATTGAAGAGATTATCCTCTCAAGACCAGATAAAAGTTCATCACAAATAGCTGAAGAAAAATACGAGCAAGAAGATAAACTACCAATTAATAAGAAATCAAAGCAATTGAATAATGTATTGAAAGAATTAGATAATTACTTCCATGAAAAGGATGCAAGATTTTCACTCGAATATCTTAATTTAGAAAAATTTACACCATTCCAAAGAAAAGTATTGGAAACTGAATTCAAGACAAAAAAAGGAACCATAAACACCTATAAGGATCTTGCAAAGGCAGCAGGCAGTCCGAAGGCATACAGATCAGTAGGCACTGCACTTTCAAAAAATCCATACCCTATAATCATACCATGCCACAGAACAGTTAAATCAGATAGAACCATCGGAGGATTCGGTGGTGTTGCAGAAGGACTTGAATCTAAAAAAATACTTCTTGAATTAGATGGATTGATGATACAAGGCAAAAAAGTAGTAGGAGATAGCCCTATAATTGCACTTGATAAAACAAGCCAAACAAAACTTGTCTAA
- the nth gene encoding endonuclease III, translating into MNDEERIREIFKRLNEIYTIRTFHDHDPYKVLIRTILSQRTRDENTDQAANALFDVYPDIYAVADAPVEHVQELIRPAGFYRVKAARILEVSRILIDQYGGEVPREMDEMLKLPGVGRKTANCVIVFAFQDAAIPVDTHVHRISNRWGIADTKEPEETEIVLMEKVPKELWVDLNDLMVQFGQTICRPIGPQCDKCPLTDLCDYDSSKLDD; encoded by the coding sequence ATGAATGATGAAGAGAGAATAAGAGAAATCTTTAAAAGATTAAATGAAATTTACACTATCCGCACTTTTCATGACCATGACCCTTATAAAGTATTGATTAGAACTATTTTATCTCAAAGGACAAGGGATGAAAATACTGATCAGGCTGCAAATGCATTATTTGATGTTTATCCAGATATTTATGCAGTTGCTGATGCTCCTGTAGAGCATGTTCAGGAATTGATTAGGCCTGCAGGTTTTTATAGAGTTAAGGCAGCACGTATTTTAGAGGTTTCAAGGATTCTGATTGACCAATATGGTGGAGAAGTTCCAAGAGAAATGGACGAAATGCTAAAGCTTCCAGGTGTAGGCAGAAAAACAGCTAATTGTGTAATTGTATTTGCATTCCAGGATGCAGCTATTCCTGTAGATACTCATGTTCATAGGATCTCCAATAGGTGGGGAATTGCTGATACAAAGGAACCTGAAGAGACTGAAATTGTTTTGATGGAAAAAGTTCCTAAAGAGCTTTGGGTAGATTTAAATGATTTGATGGTCCAGTTTGGTCAGACCATTTGCAGACCTATAGGTCCTCAATGTGATAAATGTCCTCTTACAGACCTTTGTGACTATGATTCAAGCAAGTTAGATGATTAG
- the aroA gene encoding 3-phosphoshikimate 1-carboxyvinyltransferase: MNLKIKNFSKINGTVKAPSSKSYSHRAVILASLAEGKSKLFDVLYSEDVLSSIRACEALGAKIDRKKEIILKGDRSQTVDYLEVYGTGGKLHNISENPSEDMIDLANSGTTLRIMTSVAALSDNEVIFTGDDSLKSRPMGALIDALEGLGVKIESLNDNNKAPLKIYPGYVGGETDILGSISSQFISSILISAPLSEKGVELEVYPEFVSKPYVDMTISILEKFGIAIGEDNYQFHETCKKEHTDCLGVKFNVKPQKYIASDYIVEGDYSSASYLLAATAIAGGYVRVENLFSDSKQGDKFILDILEEMGANVTQFDDYASLRSDGNLKGIDVNLSNAPDLLLTVAVLGAVAEGKTTITGVKHGRLKETDRIDTTCRELEKLGCKLEEFEDGMTIYGQTIGDGKVESHNDHRLAMAFSLLGLKHDVEVENGECFNVSFPNFIELMGEIGIEMELK; encoded by the coding sequence ATGAATCTTAAAATAAAAAACTTTTCTAAAATTAATGGAACCGTTAAAGCTCCTTCTTCTAAAAGTTATAGTCATAGGGCAGTTATTCTTGCATCACTTGCTGAAGGGAAATCCAAGCTATTTGATGTGCTTTACTCTGAAGATGTATTATCTTCAATTAGGGCTTGTGAAGCTCTTGGCGCTAAGATTGACAGAAAGAAAGAAATCATCTTAAAAGGGGATAGAAGTCAAACTGTTGACTATTTGGAAGTTTATGGAACTGGCGGTAAATTACATAATATTAGCGAAAATCCATCTGAAGACATGATTGATCTCGCTAACTCCGGCACTACACTTAGGATTATGACAAGTGTGGCTGCATTGTCTGATAATGAAGTAATATTTACAGGGGATGATTCTCTCAAATCAAGGCCTATGGGTGCATTGATTGATGCATTGGAAGGATTAGGCGTTAAGATAGAATCATTAAATGATAATAACAAAGCACCTCTTAAGATTTATCCGGGTTATGTTGGTGGAGAAACAGATATTCTGGGAAGTATCAGTTCTCAATTCATATCTTCTATTCTCATTTCTGCACCATTATCTGAAAAAGGAGTTGAACTTGAAGTTTATCCTGAATTCGTATCAAAACCTTATGTGGATATGACTATATCTATTTTAGAAAAATTTGGAATAGCTATTGGGGAAGATAATTATCAATTCCATGAAACCTGCAAGAAAGAGCATACTGATTGCTTAGGAGTTAAATTTAATGTTAAGCCTCAAAAGTACATTGCCAGCGATTATATTGTTGAGGGGGATTATTCCTCTGCTTCCTATTTGCTTGCAGCTACAGCTATTGCAGGAGGTTATGTGAGAGTTGAAAATCTATTCAGCGATTCCAAACAAGGAGATAAATTTATTTTAGATATTTTAGAAGAGATGGGTGCTAATGTAACTCAATTTGATGATTATGCTTCACTTAGATCTGATGGAAATCTTAAAGGAATTGATGTAAACTTATCCAATGCACCAGATTTATTGCTTACTGTAGCAGTTCTTGGAGCAGTTGCAGAAGGAAAAACAACAATCACTGGTGTAAAGCATGGAAGATTAAAGGAAACTGACAGAATTGACACCACATGCAGAGAGCTTGAAAAATTAGGATGCAAACTTGAAGAGTTTGAGGATGGAATGACTATTTATGGCCAGACTATTGGTGATGGAAAAGTTGAATCCCATAATGACCATAGATTGGCTATGGCATTTTCATTGCTTGGATTGAAACATGATGTTGAAGTGGAAAATGGAGAATGCTTTAATGTATCATTCCCTAATTTTATAGAGCTTATGGGTGAAATAGGCATTGAAATGGAATTGAAATAA